The proteins below come from a single Brevundimonas sp. LM2 genomic window:
- a CDS encoding M28 family peptidase yields the protein MRGLLGGVAAAAVMLSAGLASAQDFSAERISQDIRHISSDDFMGRYPGTEGERMTLAWLQQQYEAIGLEPGGPDGQWLQPVTLQRYTPVEGAAKVSWTGPDGTVHPMTVGTDILVRAATNDGKADIRNAPLVFAGYGINAPERGWDDWGDIDVKGKVVVVLAGEPIEEAVTARFDGAYPTAYSNGWYKADEAFRRGAVGVITLITDPAMLERTMSAGLRQRTLTPGAADLEFTGSLGHAAAMPWAMAAGVTPATMAATGSGTFKAIDLGLTLSVAAEETIDTLVTHNLLARIPGTSHPDETIIYSAHWDHVGVGENHVGPVSTTDDNIFNGAWDNASGTIGVLEMARQMAAAPRPDRSIVFAHMAAEEMGLLGSYGYAADPVYPLETTVADINIDMLPLSGPTRDVAIFGKGQNTLEDNLAVLAAEEGRVVTDDRQPEQGFYTRSDHFPFVRMGVPALMTWHGVDWDEGGIEAGQAAWTAKFGADYHQPSDEWSADWDLRSAVENLTLLYKLGLQLANSEEWPTWKPTSEFGAIRAQSDAARQ from the coding sequence TGGCCTCCGCCCAGGACTTCTCGGCCGAACGGATTTCGCAGGATATCCGCCACATTTCCTCGGACGACTTCATGGGCCGTTATCCGGGGACTGAGGGCGAGCGCATGACGCTGGCCTGGCTGCAGCAGCAGTATGAGGCGATCGGGCTGGAGCCCGGCGGTCCGGACGGCCAGTGGCTGCAGCCGGTCACGCTGCAGCGCTACACCCCGGTCGAGGGCGCGGCCAAGGTCAGCTGGACGGGACCCGACGGCACGGTGCATCCGATGACGGTCGGCACCGACATCCTGGTGCGCGCTGCGACCAACGACGGCAAGGCCGACATCCGCAACGCCCCCCTGGTGTTCGCCGGCTACGGGATCAATGCGCCGGAGCGCGGCTGGGACGACTGGGGCGACATCGACGTCAAGGGCAAGGTCGTGGTCGTCCTGGCGGGCGAGCCCATCGAGGAGGCCGTGACGGCGCGGTTCGACGGCGCCTATCCGACCGCCTATTCAAACGGCTGGTACAAGGCCGACGAGGCCTTCCGCCGCGGGGCCGTGGGCGTCATCACCCTGATCACCGACCCGGCGATGCTGGAGCGGACGATGAGCGCGGGCCTGCGCCAGCGCACGCTGACGCCGGGCGCGGCGGACCTGGAGTTCACGGGCAGCCTGGGCCATGCGGCGGCGATGCCGTGGGCGATGGCCGCCGGGGTCACCCCCGCCACCATGGCCGCGACCGGTTCGGGGACGTTCAAGGCGATCGACCTCGGCCTGACCCTGTCGGTCGCCGCCGAGGAGACCATCGACACCCTGGTCACCCACAACCTGCTGGCGCGCATTCCCGGCACGTCCCATCCGGACGAGACGATCATCTATTCGGCGCACTGGGACCACGTCGGCGTGGGCGAGAATCACGTCGGCCCCGTCTCGACCACCGATGACAACATCTTCAACGGGGCCTGGGACAATGCCTCGGGCACGATCGGCGTGCTGGAAATGGCGCGCCAGATGGCCGCCGCGCCCCGGCCCGACCGTTCGATCGTCTTCGCCCATATGGCGGCCGAGGAGATGGGTCTGCTGGGCTCCTACGGCTATGCGGCTGATCCGGTCTATCCGCTGGAGACGACGGTCGCCGACATCAACATCGATATGCTGCCCCTGTCCGGCCCGACCCGCGACGTCGCCATCTTCGGCAAGGGTCAGAACACGCTGGAGGACAATCTGGCGGTGCTGGCCGCCGAGGAAGGCCGGGTCGTCACGGACGATCGCCAGCCGGAGCAGGGCTTCTACACCCGGTCAGACCACTTCCCCTTCGTGCGCATGGGCGTGCCGGCGCTGATGACCTGGCACGGCGTCGACTGGGACGAAGGTGGCATCGAGGCCGGTCAGGCCGCCTGGACCGCCAAGTTCGGCGCCGACTATCATCAGCCGTCGGACGAATGGTCGGCCGACTGGGATCTGCGCTCGGCGGTCGAGAACCTGACCCTGCTCTACAAACTGGGTCTGCAGCTGGCCAACAGCGAGGAATGGCCGACCT